A genomic region of Kribbella sp. NBC_00382 contains the following coding sequences:
- a CDS encoding LacI family DNA-binding transcriptional regulator, with translation MSITGVNGAGQRRPTMKEVAARAGVALKTVSRVVNEEPNVSPELTAKVQAAIKDLNYTPNESARMLRRGKTGTIAVVIRDIGDPFFASLGRAVELWARGSGSVVMIGLTDEDPERERDVCLEFVARRPDALIMAPIGETQDYLAPHVDAGMAVVTIDRPAHGIEADAVLADNAGGIDQAIDHLVRQGHRRIAYLGDDERIFTARERVVAYRAAMARHRIDVDEDLVHLSEPTTEGIGITLSAVLDRPEPATAILSANNMTTAEVLRGMAGRRDRVALVSFDDLALGDLLSPGLTAVAQSADVMARTAIQLMTERLPEPHRPGRTVRVPVKLTIRGSGEIPPSS, from the coding sequence GTGAGTATCACTGGTGTGAATGGAGCCGGGCAGCGCCGGCCCACCATGAAAGAGGTCGCGGCCCGGGCGGGCGTGGCGCTCAAGACCGTCTCCCGGGTGGTCAACGAGGAGCCGAACGTCAGCCCGGAGCTGACCGCGAAGGTCCAGGCCGCGATCAAGGACCTGAACTACACGCCGAACGAGAGCGCCCGGATGCTGCGCCGCGGCAAGACCGGCACGATCGCGGTCGTCATCCGCGACATCGGCGACCCGTTCTTCGCCTCGCTCGGCCGTGCGGTCGAGCTGTGGGCGCGGGGGAGCGGTTCGGTCGTGATGATCGGGCTGACCGACGAGGACCCCGAGCGTGAGCGGGACGTCTGCCTGGAGTTCGTTGCCCGGCGCCCGGATGCGCTGATCATGGCGCCGATCGGGGAGACCCAGGACTACCTGGCCCCGCACGTGGACGCGGGCATGGCGGTCGTGACGATCGACCGGCCGGCGCACGGGATCGAGGCCGACGCGGTACTGGCCGACAACGCCGGTGGCATCGACCAGGCGATCGATCACCTGGTTCGGCAGGGGCATCGCCGGATCGCGTACCTCGGTGACGACGAGCGGATCTTCACGGCTCGCGAGCGCGTCGTGGCCTACCGGGCCGCGATGGCTCGGCACCGGATCGACGTCGACGAGGACCTGGTCCACCTGTCCGAGCCGACGACGGAGGGGATCGGGATCACGCTGTCCGCAGTACTGGACCGCCCCGAGCCCGCGACGGCCATTCTGTCGGCGAACAACATGACGACTGCGGAGGTACTGCGGGGGATGGCGGGCCGGCGCGATCGCGTGGCGCTGGTGTCGTTCGACGACCTGGCGCTCGGCGACCTGCTCAGCCCCGGACTGACCGCGGTGGCGCAGTCGGCCGACGTGATGGCCCGTACTGCGATCCAGCTGATGACCGAGCGGCTGCCCGAGCCGCACCGTCCGGGCCGGACGGTCAGGGTGCCGGTGAAGTTGACGATTCGCGGCTCGGGGGAGATTCCTCCGTCGAGCTGA
- a CDS encoding alpha/beta hydrolase family protein, which translates to MTYASTTTFTVSSGGHELPGVLHLFAGDGPHPAVLLLHGFPGWERNFDLAHVLRRAGYATLIFHYRGSWGAAGTWAWSNVLEDAAAAVEQLRADPRVDATRLTVIGHSMGGFAALQTVAADPTIPAVVSIAGFDFGAAGTAPDPDQYVEPFDGDLLPLQGTSGRALVDEMVAHGPEWRLADLAPQLADRRVLLIGASRDAAAPPEQHHLPLVEAYKNAEHHLFPTDHALASHREELAEAVLAFLKA; encoded by the coding sequence TTGACGTACGCCAGCACCACTACCTTCACCGTCTCCAGCGGCGGTCATGAGCTGCCCGGAGTACTGCACCTGTTTGCGGGCGACGGGCCGCATCCGGCCGTGCTGTTGCTGCACGGTTTTCCGGGCTGGGAGCGCAACTTCGATCTCGCGCACGTCCTTCGGCGAGCCGGCTACGCGACGCTCATCTTCCACTACCGCGGTTCGTGGGGAGCGGCCGGGACATGGGCCTGGAGCAACGTTCTCGAGGACGCGGCGGCCGCGGTCGAGCAACTGCGCGCGGATCCGCGCGTCGATGCCACCAGGCTCACTGTCATCGGCCACAGCATGGGTGGGTTCGCCGCCCTGCAGACCGTCGCGGCCGACCCGACGATTCCGGCGGTCGTATCGATCGCGGGCTTCGACTTCGGCGCCGCCGGTACCGCACCTGATCCCGACCAGTACGTCGAACCGTTCGACGGCGACCTGCTCCCGCTGCAAGGGACCAGCGGCCGCGCGCTCGTCGACGAGATGGTTGCCCACGGCCCCGAATGGCGACTCGCCGATCTCGCGCCCCAGCTGGCCGATCGCCGCGTCCTCCTGATCGGGGCGAGCCGGGACGCGGCTGCCCCGCCGGAGCAGCATCACCTGCCGCTGGTCGAGGCGTACAAGAATGCCGAACACCACCTGTTCCCCACCGACCATGCGCTGGCGAGCCATCGGGAGGAGCTGGCCGAGGCAGTCCTCGCCTTCCTCAAGGCCTGA
- a CDS encoding TetR/AcrR family transcriptional regulator has product MPVAKGTSLDPDRTRAAMLDAATAVFYERGLDGVGIAELCSSVGASKETLYRHFGSKDGLIAAVLQARSDRNNAWLRRAAETGGDDPVAQLTAVFGVLGEWFDQPDYRGCALVNAATQRHFEPARSMVVRHLDGYRALLAQIAAAAGVPDPDRVGGQLLMLLEGATVMADHLALGRAAADDALAAALPLLSPSTG; this is encoded by the coding sequence ATGCCCGTCGCCAAAGGAACCTCGCTCGACCCCGACAGGACCCGGGCGGCCATGCTCGACGCCGCCACCGCCGTCTTCTACGAGCGCGGGCTGGACGGAGTCGGAATCGCCGAGCTGTGCTCGTCGGTCGGAGCGTCCAAGGAGACCCTCTACCGGCACTTCGGCTCGAAGGACGGGCTGATCGCCGCTGTCCTGCAGGCGCGCAGCGATCGCAACAACGCCTGGCTGCGGCGAGCGGCGGAGACGGGTGGGGATGACCCGGTCGCTCAGCTGACCGCGGTGTTCGGCGTACTGGGGGAGTGGTTCGACCAGCCGGACTACCGCGGGTGTGCGCTGGTGAACGCGGCGACCCAGCGGCATTTCGAGCCGGCCCGCAGCATGGTGGTCCGACATCTCGACGGCTATCGGGCCTTACTCGCCCAGATCGCTGCCGCGGCGGGCGTGCCCGACCCGGACCGGGTCGGGGGTCAGTTGCTGATGCTGCTGGAGGGCGCGACCGTGATGGCCGACCACCTCGCTCTAGGTAGGGCCGCGGCCGATGACGCGCTGGCCGCGGCGCTGCCGCTGCTCAGCCCAAGTACAGGCTGA
- a CDS encoding fatty acid desaturase family protein, with protein MAHLDRCTPDGAFSLSQLLAEDPHPQRPQQKYASLYSDLLHTVRDLGLLRRRYTYYWTRIGLVLAALGGVITGFILLGDSWFQLLMAGALALILVQVAFLSHDSAHRQIFHSAAWNDWTARLLAGGLAGMSITWWKNKHSKHHNAPNQLGKDPDIAIGVVAFTPDHAAKRKRGFMKWYQDRQGWLFFPLLTLEGLSLHVSSLQHLFRRGATKVERVEAAVVVSRLGLYVTALYVVLPLGKASAFLGLQLAVFGVCLGGSFAPNHKGMPLVPATMKIDFLRRQVLMSRNIRGGVLTDFAMGGLNYQIEHHLFPSMPRPTLRQVQPIVREYCQLHGVKYTEVAFLESYKIVVDYLNNVGLRARDPFACPLVSQYRK; from the coding sequence GTGGCGCATCTCGACCGATGCACTCCGGATGGGGCGTTCTCCTTGTCGCAACTGCTTGCCGAAGACCCGCACCCCCAAAGGCCGCAACAGAAGTACGCGAGCCTCTACAGCGACCTGCTGCACACGGTCCGGGATCTGGGCCTGTTGCGACGCCGCTACACCTACTACTGGACCCGCATCGGCCTGGTACTGGCCGCGCTGGGCGGTGTCATCACCGGATTCATCCTGCTCGGTGACTCCTGGTTCCAGTTGCTGATGGCCGGTGCCCTCGCGCTGATCCTGGTCCAGGTCGCGTTCCTCAGCCATGACAGCGCGCACCGGCAGATCTTCCACTCCGCCGCCTGGAACGACTGGACCGCCCGCCTGCTGGCCGGTGGCCTCGCCGGGATGAGTATCACCTGGTGGAAGAACAAGCACAGCAAGCACCACAACGCGCCGAACCAGCTCGGCAAGGATCCCGACATCGCCATCGGCGTCGTTGCCTTCACGCCCGACCACGCGGCCAAGCGCAAGCGCGGCTTCATGAAGTGGTACCAGGATCGCCAGGGCTGGCTCTTCTTCCCGCTGCTGACGCTCGAGGGCCTCAGCCTGCACGTGTCGAGCCTCCAACACCTGTTCCGTCGCGGCGCCACCAAGGTGGAGCGGGTCGAGGCGGCAGTCGTCGTCTCCCGGCTCGGCCTGTACGTGACCGCCCTGTACGTCGTGCTGCCGCTCGGCAAGGCCAGCGCGTTCCTCGGCCTGCAGCTGGCCGTCTTCGGGGTCTGCCTCGGTGGCTCGTTCGCGCCGAACCACAAGGGCATGCCGCTGGTGCCGGCCACGATGAAGATCGACTTCCTCCGTCGCCAGGTGCTGATGTCGCGCAACATCCGCGGCGGCGTCCTCACCGATTTCGCGATGGGCGGGCTCAATTACCAGATCGAGCACCACCTGTTCCCGAGCATGCCGCGACCGACGCTGCGCCAGGTCCAGCCGATCGTCCGCGAGTACTGCCAGCTGCACGGCGTGAAGTACACCGAGGTCGCGTTCCTCGAGTCGTACAAGATCGTCGTCGACTACCTCAACAACGTCGGCCTGCGCGCCCGCGACCCGTTCGCGTGCCCGTTGGTCAGCCAGTACCGGAAGTAA
- a CDS encoding ANTAR domain-containing protein — translation MQSREQRLTEVFIKLADTLGDDFELADFLGMLAEATVELLEVDAVGLDLTGDGHILRVLAAADSPAKLVETELPSYPTTEVLPLCLRGKAIGSMNLYRTDHTAFSEQELTLGQALSDMATIGLLHEREHRGRQELCGQLQQALDSRILIEQAKGMLAERTGLTLPEAFAAMRSYARGKGCGLKAVARGVLDGTLLTASLPTP, via the coding sequence GTGCAGTCCAGGGAACAACGCCTCACAGAGGTGTTCATCAAGCTCGCCGACACGCTCGGCGACGATTTCGAGCTGGCCGATTTTCTGGGCATGCTCGCCGAGGCGACGGTCGAACTGCTGGAGGTGGACGCGGTCGGCCTGGACCTGACCGGCGACGGCCACATACTCCGCGTCCTCGCCGCCGCCGACTCCCCCGCCAAGCTCGTTGAGACGGAGCTCCCGAGCTACCCGACCACCGAGGTGCTCCCGCTGTGCCTGCGGGGCAAGGCGATCGGCTCGATGAACCTGTACCGGACCGACCACACCGCCTTCAGCGAGCAGGAGCTGACGCTGGGGCAAGCGCTGTCCGACATGGCCACGATCGGCCTGCTGCACGAGCGCGAACACCGCGGCCGGCAAGAGCTGTGCGGGCAGCTGCAACAGGCGCTGGACAGCCGGATCCTGATCGAACAGGCCAAGGGAATGCTTGCCGAACGCACCGGCCTGACCCTGCCGGAGGCCTTCGCGGCGATGCGCTCGTACGCCCGGGGCAAGGGCTGCGGGTTGAAGGCGGTGGCCAGAGGTGTGCTCGACGGCACACTGCTGACCGCGAGCCTGCCGACTCCCTGA
- a CDS encoding alkaline phosphatase D family protein: MNLSRRQLLAATAVAGATAAVPSVTAAASVVRRDRPALPSGIMSGDVTSNSAVVWSRTDRRARLTVDLTSNGRFDRAVRLRGPITSADQDYTAQLPLRGLRPGQRYDYRIGFEDAYGRRGETIEGSFSTPGRNRPVSFVWTGDTAGQGYGINPDIGGMIAYKAMHQTRPDFFLHSGDNIYADGPIAASVAIPDGTTWKNVVTEEVSKVAETLAEYRGRYKYNLLDHNLRDLYADVPIVSQWDDHETLNNWYPGEILTDDRYTEKRVDVLAARSRQAFLEYLPMVHTAGRNRIYRKVSYGPLLDVFCLDMRTYRGANPAPGVAGSVAMLGAEQAAWLVREAAASKATWKVIASDMPLGLLVPDGTEIEAVANGLAGAPGGREHEIAWVLSQFKRRKVKNTVWLTADVHYCAAHHYDPSRAAFTDFDPFWELVAGPVNAGTFGPNALDPTFGPRLEFVKAADFPNQPPSGGNQFFGHVSIDPRSAVFTASLRDLYGKVLWRKDLPPAHHH, encoded by the coding sequence ATGAACTTGAGCCGCCGCCAGCTCCTGGCCGCCACTGCCGTCGCGGGTGCAACTGCCGCAGTACCGAGCGTTACCGCCGCCGCTTCCGTCGTACGCCGGGACCGGCCCGCCTTGCCGTCCGGAATCATGTCGGGTGACGTCACGTCGAACTCGGCCGTCGTCTGGTCGCGTACCGACCGCCGTGCCCGCCTGACCGTCGACCTGACCAGCAATGGCCGGTTCGACCGGGCCGTGCGGCTGCGCGGCCCGATCACCTCGGCCGACCAGGACTACACGGCCCAGCTGCCGCTGCGTGGTCTGCGCCCCGGTCAGCGCTACGACTACCGGATCGGCTTCGAGGACGCCTACGGCCGCCGCGGCGAGACCATCGAGGGCTCCTTCAGTACGCCGGGCCGCAATCGCCCCGTCAGTTTCGTGTGGACCGGCGACACGGCCGGCCAGGGCTACGGCATCAACCCAGACATCGGCGGCATGATCGCGTACAAGGCGATGCACCAGACCCGCCCCGACTTCTTCCTGCACTCCGGCGACAACATCTACGCTGACGGCCCGATCGCGGCCTCGGTGGCGATCCCCGACGGCACCACCTGGAAGAACGTGGTGACCGAGGAGGTCAGCAAGGTCGCCGAGACGCTGGCGGAGTACCGGGGGCGGTACAAGTACAACCTGCTCGACCACAACCTCCGCGACCTGTACGCCGATGTGCCGATCGTCAGCCAGTGGGACGACCACGAGACGCTGAACAACTGGTACCCCGGCGAGATCCTGACCGACGACCGCTACACCGAGAAGCGGGTCGACGTGCTGGCCGCCCGGTCGCGGCAGGCGTTCCTGGAGTACCTGCCGATGGTGCACACCGCCGGCCGCAACCGCATCTACCGCAAGGTGAGCTATGGCCCGCTGCTCGATGTCTTCTGCCTCGACATGCGGACGTACCGCGGCGCCAACCCGGCACCGGGTGTGGCAGGGTCGGTCGCGATGCTGGGTGCCGAGCAGGCAGCATGGCTGGTTCGCGAGGCCGCCGCTTCCAAGGCGACCTGGAAGGTGATCGCCAGCGACATGCCGCTGGGTCTGCTGGTGCCGGACGGTACCGAGATCGAGGCTGTCGCCAATGGGCTGGCGGGTGCGCCCGGTGGTCGCGAGCACGAGATCGCCTGGGTGCTCTCGCAGTTCAAGCGCCGGAAGGTCAAGAACACGGTCTGGCTGACGGCGGACGTGCACTACTGCGCCGCGCACCACTACGACCCGTCCCGGGCGGCCTTCACCGACTTCGACCCGTTCTGGGAGCTGGTCGCCGGTCCGGTCAATGCCGGTACGTTCGGGCCGAACGCGCTGGACCCGACCTTCGGGCCTCGGTTGGAGTTCGTGAAAGCAGCTGACTTCCCCAACCAGCCGCCGTCGGGTGGCAACCAGTTCTTCGGGCACGTGTCGATCGACCCCCGGTCCGCGGTCTTCACCGCCTCGCTGCGAGATCTCTACGGCAAGGTGCTCTGGCGCAAGGACCTGCCACCGGCCCACCACCACTGA
- a CDS encoding prolyl oligopeptidase family serine peptidase, with protein sequence MSYPESRRDETVVDTLHGREIADPYRWLEDADSAETKDWVSRQNSATETELSSYPERAWFQETMTAILARPRAGVPVRKSGWYFVGRNDGTRAQDVLYVADSLQGLLEGGRVIIDPNKLSVDGTDSLGNFTVSPDGRYFAYGVNESGSDWTTFRLREVATGADVDDMVTRAKFSEATWLPDSSAYLYLHYPASGRSEGTETQALGGGQLKLHKVGTPQDDDQLILNFPDNPQIFIQPEVSDDDRYLVVTLAEGTDPATRLWVYPLADGGLGEPIKVIDEFRDETLFVRMSGDQLVLRTDRDASRGRVVTSDLAGNFTDLIPEGDNALLTVSGTLAGLAVVTLVDAQPVLALHSLEGGDGQVVPVPGGGFVGLNASTKYDELFIGLSSTTDPTVAYVVSAETGEFRALPSLVPAGVGFLSPDITVSRRVEPGRQVPYFLISRADLTFDEPRPTLMYGYGGFGIPIMADYRPGWPAWLAAGGVLVITNLRGGGEYGSSWHDDGRLRNKQNVFDDFIAVGEDLTKTKVSTPAQLAIHGRSNGGLLVGAVMAQRPDLFAVALPGVGVLDMLRFHLFTVGAAWASDFGLPDDPTQFEDLLAYSPLHNLRDGTSYPATLVVTGDHDDRVVPLHSHKFMATLQHVQAGSSPVLSRIEVNTGHGFGKPAAMVASEWADLLAFAAHHTGLQPDA encoded by the coding sequence ATGAGCTACCCAGAGAGTCGCCGTGACGAGACTGTCGTCGACACCCTGCACGGACGCGAGATCGCCGACCCGTACCGCTGGCTGGAGGACGCAGACTCCGCCGAGACCAAGGACTGGGTCTCCCGCCAGAACTCTGCGACCGAGACCGAGCTGTCGAGCTATCCAGAGCGCGCCTGGTTCCAGGAGACGATGACGGCGATCCTGGCGCGCCCGCGGGCCGGAGTACCGGTGCGGAAGTCCGGCTGGTACTTCGTCGGCCGCAACGACGGCACCCGGGCGCAGGACGTCCTGTATGTCGCCGACTCCCTGCAGGGACTGCTCGAGGGCGGCCGGGTCATCATCGACCCGAACAAGCTGTCCGTGGACGGCACTGACTCGCTCGGCAACTTCACCGTCAGCCCGGACGGCCGGTACTTCGCCTACGGCGTCAATGAGAGTGGGAGCGACTGGACCACCTTCCGGCTGCGTGAGGTGGCTACTGGCGCCGACGTGGACGACATGGTGACTCGTGCCAAGTTCTCCGAGGCAACCTGGCTGCCGGACTCATCGGCGTACCTCTACCTGCACTACCCGGCCAGTGGTCGCAGTGAGGGCACCGAGACGCAGGCACTCGGTGGTGGCCAGTTGAAGCTGCACAAGGTCGGTACACCGCAGGACGACGACCAGCTGATCCTGAACTTCCCGGACAATCCGCAGATCTTCATCCAGCCCGAGGTGTCCGACGACGATCGGTACCTCGTGGTGACGCTTGCCGAGGGCACCGATCCGGCGACGCGGCTGTGGGTCTATCCGCTGGCCGACGGCGGGCTGGGGGAGCCGATCAAGGTGATCGACGAGTTCCGCGACGAGACGCTGTTCGTCCGGATGTCCGGCGACCAACTCGTACTGCGGACCGACCGCGACGCATCCCGGGGCCGGGTGGTGACCTCGGATCTGGCCGGCAACTTCACCGACCTCATCCCCGAGGGCGACAACGCCTTGCTGACCGTGAGCGGCACGTTGGCGGGGCTTGCCGTGGTGACCCTGGTCGACGCGCAGCCGGTGCTCGCGCTGCACTCCTTGGAGGGCGGCGACGGCCAGGTGGTGCCGGTGCCGGGTGGGGGCTTTGTGGGGTTGAACGCGTCGACGAAGTACGACGAGCTGTTCATTGGCTTGTCGTCGACCACGGATCCGACGGTCGCGTATGTGGTCTCGGCTGAGACGGGTGAGTTCCGGGCGCTGCCATCGTTGGTGCCGGCCGGTGTCGGCTTCCTGTCGCCGGACATCACCGTGAGCCGTCGGGTCGAGCCCGGGCGGCAAGTGCCGTACTTCCTGATCAGCCGGGCCGACCTGACCTTCGACGAGCCGCGGCCGACGTTGATGTACGGCTACGGCGGCTTCGGCATCCCGATCATGGCCGACTACCGTCCGGGCTGGCCGGCCTGGCTTGCGGCGGGCGGCGTACTGGTGATCACCAACTTGCGTGGCGGTGGGGAGTACGGGAGCTCCTGGCATGACGACGGGCGGCTGCGGAACAAACAGAACGTCTTCGACGACTTCATCGCGGTCGGGGAGGACCTGACCAAGACCAAGGTCAGTACACCGGCGCAGCTGGCCATCCACGGCCGCAGCAACGGCGGACTGCTCGTCGGAGCGGTGATGGCCCAGCGGCCGGACCTGTTCGCGGTGGCGCTGCCCGGTGTCGGCGTGCTGGACATGCTGCGCTTCCACCTCTTCACTGTGGGCGCTGCCTGGGCATCGGACTTCGGACTGCCCGACGACCCGACACAGTTCGAGGACCTGCTGGCCTACTCGCCACTGCACAACCTGCGCGACGGTACGTCGTACCCGGCGACTCTGGTCGTCACCGGCGACCATGACGACCGGGTGGTGCCACTGCACAGCCACAAGTTCATGGCGACCTTGCAACACGTTCAAGCTGGTAGTAGTCCGGTGCTCAGCAGAATCGAGGTCAACACCGGTCACGGCTTCGGTAAGCCCGCGGCCATGGTTGCCTCGGAATGGGCCGACCTGCTGGCGTTTGCCGCTCACCACACAGGCCTGCAACCGGACGCCTGA
- a CDS encoding aminotransferase class V-fold PLP-dependent enzyme gives MSILSILEPSNTAVTTRPVISKLTTGNIPATVASDLLVPLADGRVTDYANFDHGASAPCLESVRAAVEAALPSYASVHRGNGYASRITTQWYERARAEVHGFVGARETDQVIFTRQTTDALNLLARAVPADATVIVFESEHHAALLPWPAERTTRLAAPTSPTAAVTAVADALREAPEGPRLVVITGASNVTGEIFPIAEIAAVAKAHGARVCLDAAQLAPHRAVDIQELDVDWVALSGHKLYAPYGAGALIGRADWLNAADPYLLGGGATAAVTSDTTVWNEGPARHEGGSPNVIGAIALAAACAAITQHREAIEQHERSLLARLRTGLAQIAGVNTYDIFGADADRVGTVCFTIDGVSSTLVSAALSAEYGIGVRDGKFCAHPLVGHLLADSPEATAVRASLGLGTTREHVDRLVNAVRTLATSGLTTQYDETPHGCQPHNDPRDLIAPKIW, from the coding sequence ATGTCGATCCTCTCCATCCTCGAGCCTTCCAACACCGCCGTGACCACCCGGCCGGTGATCAGCAAGCTCACCACCGGCAACATCCCAGCGACCGTCGCGAGCGACCTGCTGGTCCCGCTGGCCGACGGTCGCGTGACGGACTACGCGAACTTCGACCACGGTGCGAGCGCGCCGTGTCTGGAGTCGGTGCGAGCGGCGGTCGAGGCCGCGCTCCCGTCGTACGCGTCGGTGCACCGTGGCAACGGCTACGCCTCCCGGATCACCACCCAGTGGTACGAGCGGGCCCGCGCCGAGGTGCACGGCTTCGTCGGCGCCCGCGAGACCGACCAGGTGATCTTCACCCGGCAGACCACGGACGCACTCAACCTGCTGGCCCGCGCCGTACCGGCCGACGCGACCGTGATCGTGTTCGAGTCCGAGCACCACGCAGCCCTTCTCCCCTGGCCCGCCGAGCGCACCACCAGGCTCGCCGCGCCGACCAGCCCCACCGCAGCGGTGACCGCAGTTGCCGACGCGCTGCGCGAAGCACCCGAGGGTCCCCGCCTGGTCGTCATCACCGGCGCGTCGAACGTCACGGGCGAGATCTTCCCGATCGCCGAGATCGCCGCCGTCGCCAAGGCCCACGGCGCCCGCGTCTGCCTCGACGCCGCGCAGCTCGCCCCGCACCGCGCCGTCGACATCCAGGAGCTGGACGTCGACTGGGTCGCACTGTCGGGCCACAAGCTCTACGCCCCGTACGGTGCCGGCGCGCTGATCGGCCGGGCCGACTGGCTCAACGCAGCCGACCCGTACCTGCTGGGCGGCGGCGCGACGGCCGCGGTGACCAGCGACACGACCGTGTGGAACGAAGGCCCGGCCCGGCACGAAGGCGGCTCCCCCAACGTGATCGGCGCGATCGCACTGGCCGCCGCCTGCGCCGCGATCACCCAGCACCGCGAGGCGATCGAGCAGCACGAGCGCAGCCTGCTCGCCCGGCTCCGCACCGGTTTGGCCCAGATCGCCGGCGTAAACACGTACGACATCTTCGGCGCCGACGCTGACCGGGTCGGCACGGTCTGCTTCACCATCGACGGGGTCAGCTCGACGCTGGTGTCGGCAGCGCTCTCGGCGGAGTACGGGATCGGCGTACGGGACGGCAAGTTCTGTGCGCACCCGCTGGTCGGCCACCTGCTCGCCGACTCGCCGGAGGCCACGGCCGTCCGGGCCAGCCTCGGCCTCGGTACGACCCGCGAGCACGTCGACCGTCTCGTGAACGCCGTGCGCACCCTGGCGACCAGCGGCCTGACCACCCAGTACGACGAGACGCCGCACGGCTGTCAGCCCCACAACGACCCCCGCGACCTCATCGCCCCCAAGATCTGGTGA
- a CDS encoding DinB family protein, translated as MTWIAPEVERPEGSLVAPEQELLAGYLNFYRTTLLYKCSGLTAEQLAARPSPPSNLSLLGLIRHLTKVERIWFRIHFASARPAPAAPAPSAAPAPAPASSAAPASASAPAFAEPAEPVFDPALGKDADFELIDASRAQAEYEALIDEWALSDKAAEGYSLDQQFTFRDEVSSLRMIYIHLIGEYARHCGHADFLREHLDGVTGA; from the coding sequence ATGACCTGGATCGCACCTGAGGTCGAGCGGCCCGAGGGCTCGCTCGTCGCGCCCGAGCAGGAGTTGCTCGCCGGCTACCTGAACTTCTACCGGACCACGCTGCTGTACAAATGCTCCGGTCTGACCGCCGAGCAACTGGCCGCGCGGCCGTCGCCGCCCTCCAACCTCTCGCTGCTCGGGCTGATCCGGCACCTGACCAAGGTCGAGCGGATCTGGTTCCGCATCCACTTCGCCTCCGCCAGGCCCGCTCCCGCAGCGCCCGCACCTTCCGCCGCGCCCGCGCCTGCCCCCGCATCTTCCGCCGCGCCCGCCTCCGCCTCTGCCCCCGCCTTTGCCGAGCCGGCTGAGCCGGTCTTCGACCCGGCGCTGGGCAAGGACGCTGACTTCGAGTTGATCGACGCGAGTCGCGCCCAAGCGGAGTACGAGGCCCTGATCGACGAGTGGGCGCTGTCCGACAAGGCCGCCGAGGGCTACTCGCTCGACCAGCAGTTCACCTTCCGTGACGAGGTGTCCTCGCTCCGGATGATCTACATCCACCTGATCGGCGAATACGCCCGCCACTGCGGCCACGCCGACTTCCTCCGCGAACACCTGGACGGCGTGACCGGCGCCTAA